GGCCGCGTCCGCCAGTGCCGCGCCGCGCCGGATGAGGCCGCGCGCCACTTCCGCGCGCTGCTGGAGCAGCCACGCGAACGGCGTGACGCCATGGACCTCCCTGAAGCGCCGCAGCAGCTGGTATTTGCTCAGCCCCGAAGAGGCCGCGAGCTGGCCCAGGCTGGGCGGCTGCGCAAGGCAATCCGCGAGCATTTCGCGCGCCCGCGAGACGCCGGCCGACGGCGCACGCACGGGCAGCCGTTGGGCGCCGTGGCGCGATGCGAGCATGGTGCAGGTCTGCACGAGCAGTTCCTCGCAGCGCAATGCATCCGCCTGCGCCTGCTTCGGCGCGGCGGCGCGCGCCTCCAGCAGCCGCAGGAGATCGCCGAGCGTGCGCCGCAGCCGGTCGTCGCTGATGACGGGGCGGATCAGCGCCATGTCGCCATCATTCGCCGTGCCCGTTGCGGGCGCATCCACGGCCCATCGGAGCGCAGCGGGTTCGAGATACAGCATGCGCCAGCGCCGAAACGGCCCGCCAAGCGGCCGCCCGTCATGCACTTCGCCCGGATTCGTTGCGATGAGGTGGCCGGCATGGGCCTCGACCTCGCCGCACCCGCTGGCCGAGCGCTGGGCACCTTCGTCGATGATGCCGATGCCGAAGGTGGCATGCCAATGCCTGCCGTAGCGGCGTTGGCTCGAGATGCGGGTGCCATGCACGCCCTCCCAGGGAGAACCGAAGACGCGGCAGTCGTGGTGCGGGTTCTTCATCGCGCGGAGTATGCATGGGCACGCGAACCCGCAGGATTCGCCGCGAAATGCGCAAATTCGCACAGGTTCCGCCACCGCCCTCCCGTACGACCTGCCGCATTTGCCGGTTCGCACTTGTAGGATCGCCGCCATCCAGCAGAGCACGCCATGCGGCCCGCACTCCACCCTTCCCCGTCCGCCTCGATTCGAATGAAGCAAATCTGCGTCAACTGGCGTTCGAGCGTCGTCCACGACGAGGACGACGAGCACTGCGACGACGGGCTGTGGGTGCCCGAAACCCCGGCGGCACGCAGGGAGGCCCAGGTGATCTGCGAAGTTCAGAATGCGATCTACGGGCACGGCTCGCACTGGATCGAAGAGCGCGAGGCTCTTTTTCTGCGCTCCGCCTGACCAGAGCGCGCAGGCCAGACTGCGAACTTTCGGCCTCAGAAAAAGTTTCATCGCACGGCGCTACAGTTCGCTGTCGATTTTCCGCAGCCTCGTTCGTCGTGTCAGTGGAGGGTCATCCTCCGCATTTCAGGAGAACACAGCCATGGCTACCAATACCGTCCGCCTGCACCGCGTACTGCGCGCCCCGCCCGAGCGGCTCTACCGCGCCTTTGTCGAGCCCAGCGCCTTCGAGCGCTGGCTGCCGCCTTTCGGATTCACCGGCAAGGTCCACAGCATGGACCCGGTGGTCGGGGGCGCCTGGCGCATGTCCTTCACCGCCTTTGGCAGCGGCCACAGCCACTCGTTCGGCGGCAAGTACCTGGAACTCGTTCCCGGCCAGCGCATTGCCTACGACGCGAGCTTCGACGATCCCAACCTGCCGGGCACCATGAAGACCACCGTGACGCTCGCGGCCGTGTCCTGCGGCACCGACATGTCCGTCGTGCAGGAAGGCATCCCTGGCCTGATTCCCGCGGAGATGTGCTACCTGGGCTGGCAGGAGTCGCTGGTCGCGCTGGCCCAGCTGGTCGAGCCGAACATTCCGGGCTGAGGCGCCGAGCGGCGTCAGTCGCCCGGAATATGGGGCGGGTTCAGCTCCACGGGCTTGGCCGCCTTCTTGCGCAGCCGGATGTTGAGCATCTCGACGGCCAGCGAGAAGGCCATCGCGAAGTACACGTAGCCCTTGGGCACGTGATGCCCGAAGCCCTCTGCCACCAGCACCACGCCCACCACCACCAGGAAG
This genomic window from Variovorax sp. V93 contains:
- a CDS encoding helix-turn-helix domain-containing protein → MKNPHHDCRVFGSPWEGVHGTRISSQRRYGRHWHATFGIGIIDEGAQRSASGCGEVEAHAGHLIATNPGEVHDGRPLGGPFRRWRMLYLEPAALRWAVDAPATGTANDGDMALIRPVISDDRLRRTLGDLLRLLEARAAAPKQAQADALRCEELLVQTCTMLASRHGAQRLPVRAPSAGVSRAREMLADCLAQPPSLGQLAASSGLSKYQLLRRFREVHGVTPFAWLLQQRAEVARGLIRRGAALADAAMAAGFADQSHMTRAFALHFGFTPGAWQRAWTPPARLQ
- a CDS encoding SRPBCC family protein → MATNTVRLHRVLRAPPERLYRAFVEPSAFERWLPPFGFTGKVHSMDPVVGGAWRMSFTAFGSGHSHSFGGKYLELVPGQRIAYDASFDDPNLPGTMKTTVTLAAVSCGTDMSVVQEGIPGLIPAEMCYLGWQESLVALAQLVEPNIPG